The nucleotide sequence ACGGCTACAACTGGAAGGGGGATCCGAACTCCACGCTGTCCGGGCAACCGATTCCGCAACTGCCCCCGGAGCCGCCGCTCGAACAGAGCGCCCCGCCGGGTCCGGCACCGCCAGCCCCGATTGCCGCCGCCGAGTACGACCCGGCAACCGGCACCTATATGGGCCCCGACGGACACCTGTACACGCAAGCTAATCTGGGCCAGACCGTCCCAGAGGAGCAAACATGGCAGACGATGTTGCTGCCCCCGAAGAAGTGAGTGATTCCACGACTCTCGAGGAGCAACCGGAGCCTGCCGAGGTCGTTGAGCCCGAAGGCGAATCCGGCCAAGCAGGCGTGCCCGAGGCCCAGCCGCGCGACGAAGACCAAGACGAGACCGCGGACGAGACTCAGGACGAGACCCAGGAAGACGCCGACGCGGATCCCGAGGCGGGCGAAGACGACGCGCAAGCCAGCGACGGCGAGCAGGAGTCGCCCAAGCCAGCGCCCTCAAAGGTGCGGCTGGCGATCGTGGTGGGGCTGGCCGCGGTGGTGGCCATGGCGGCGTTGGCGAGTTGGTTCGGGTTCCACGCCTACCAATCGCATCAGGCCGACCAACAGCGCAAGCTCTATGTTCAGGTCGCCAGACAGGGCGCGATCAACCTAACCACCATCGACTGGGAGCATGTCGACGCCGATATCGAGCGCATCCTCAACTCCGCCACCGGCACTTTCTACGACGACTTCCAACGCCGATCCAAGCCGTTCATCCAGGTCGTTCAACATTTCCAGTCGAAATCCGTGGGAACGATCACCGCCGCCGCACTGGAGTCGGAGTCCGACGACGCGGCACAGGTCCTGGTGGCGGTGAGCGTCAAGACGACGACGGCCGGAGCGCCCGAACAACGGCCTCGTGCGTGGCGCATGCGCATCACCGTGCAGCAGGTCGGCGACGAGGCCAAGGTGGCCAATGTGGAGTTCGTGCCGTAACCCGCTCAACGGGTGCGGCTCCGTCAGGGTGATGCCGCGAAGCTAGTGCATGCCCGAGGGGCGAACCGGCTGCACCCCGGTTAGCGCTGGCCCGAGGAAGCGCGCCGCCAACGCCATGAACGCCTCCGGATCGCCGGTGGCTTCGAACAATCGAGTGGCCGGCGGCGCATCGTGCGGGCGCAGTATGTCCCGCTCGGTCAGCACCCGCAGGACCTCCTTGGCGGTCTCCTCGGCGCTGGAGACCAGCGTGACGTTGTCCCCCATCACCAGTTGTATCAACCCGGACAGCAACGGATAGTGCGTGCAGCCGAGTACCAGGGTGTCGACCCCGGAGCGCTGTAGCGGCTCCAGATAGCCCTCCGCCAATCCCAGCACCTGACGACCGCTCGTCACGCCCCGCTCGACGAAATCGACGAACCGTGGGCAAGCCACCGCCGTGATCTCGGTGTCGCGCGCGGCGGCAAACGCATCCTGGTAGGCGTGCGAGGTGATGGTCGCGCGGGTGCCGATCACCCCGATGCGACCGTTGCGGGTGGTGGCCACTGCGCGGCGTACCGCCGGCAGGATCACTTCGACGACGGGCACGTCGTATCGCTCCCGGGCATCGCGCAGACACGCTGCCGATGCCGTGTTACAGGCAATCACCAGCGCCTTGACGCCCCGGCCGACCAGGTCGTCACCGATGGC is from Mycobacterium marinum and encodes:
- the murI gene encoding glutamate racemase, producing the protein MSSPLAPVGIFDSGVGGLTVARAIIDQLPDEDIVYVGDTGNGPYGPLTIPEVRAHALAIGDDLVGRGVKALVIACNTASAACLRDARERYDVPVVEVILPAVRRAVATTRNGRIGVIGTRATITSHAYQDAFAAARDTEITAVACPRFVDFVERGVTSGRQVLGLAEGYLEPLQRSGVDTLVLGCTHYPLLSGLIQLVMGDNVTLVSSAEETAKEVLRVLTERDILRPHDAPPATRLFEATGDPEAFMALAARFLGPALTGVQPVRPSGMH